A single region of the Pseudomonas sp. VD-NE ins genome encodes:
- a CDS encoding putative zinc-binding metallopeptidase gives MHRFFEQLSSRIIAPFVGESSRNSKVWPCRCGQSLFFRNSQCLACNALLGYQPEESRLTSLQPGPYEGTWTLDADPDSGLFRRCANLDTPAACNWLLPANDHDSLCVACSLNHTIPDLSDPDNPERWRKVEIAKRRLVAQLITLGLQVIPKTVDEDTGLAFDFIGVDLEGNAPMTGHANGLITLDIKEADDAHREQVRAAMHEPYRTLLGHFRHEVGHYYWDRLIANGPWLDSFRSLFGDERASYAEALDRHYQQGAPLDWPQHYVSAYATMHPWEDWAETWAHYLHMMDAVDTALGFGMSAREMDFDYQPFPTSTLYDPEHPGGEAFLSFVNAWIELAGMLNELSRSMGQPDFYPFVLPAAAIAKLHFIHLVIQQAGGRADEVLAL, from the coding sequence ATGCACCGCTTTTTCGAGCAGCTCAGTTCCCGCATCATCGCGCCGTTCGTGGGCGAATCCTCACGCAACAGCAAAGTCTGGCCGTGCCGCTGCGGCCAGTCGCTGTTCTTTCGCAACAGCCAGTGCCTGGCCTGTAACGCTTTGCTCGGTTATCAACCGGAAGAAAGTCGCCTGACTTCGCTGCAGCCGGGGCCGTACGAGGGCACCTGGACGCTCGACGCCGACCCCGACTCGGGATTGTTCCGCCGCTGCGCCAACCTCGACACGCCTGCCGCGTGCAACTGGCTGTTGCCGGCCAACGATCACGACAGCCTGTGCGTCGCTTGCAGCCTCAACCACACAATCCCTGACTTGTCCGATCCAGACAACCCCGAGCGCTGGCGCAAAGTCGAAATCGCCAAGCGTCGCCTCGTCGCGCAACTGATCACCCTTGGCCTGCAAGTCATCCCGAAAACCGTGGATGAAGACACCGGGCTGGCCTTCGATTTCATCGGCGTCGACCTCGAAGGCAACGCGCCGATGACCGGCCACGCCAACGGCCTGATCACCCTCGACATCAAAGAAGCTGACGATGCCCACCGTGAGCAGGTGAGGGCGGCGATGCATGAACCCTACCGCACACTGCTCGGGCATTTTCGTCATGAGGTCGGCCATTATTACTGGGATCGCCTGATCGCCAACGGCCCCTGGCTCGATTCATTCCGCAGCCTGTTCGGCGACGAACGCGCCAGTTACGCCGAGGCGCTTGATCGTCACTATCAGCAAGGCGCACCGCTGGACTGGCCGCAGCACTACGTCAGTGCCTACGCAACCATGCACCCGTGGGAAGACTGGGCGGAAACCTGGGCGCATTACCTGCACATGATGGACGCCGTGGACACGGCGTTGGGTTTTGGCATGAGCGCACGGGAAATGGATTTCGACTACCAGCCGTTTCCGACCAGCACGCTGTACGACCCGGAGCATCCCGGTGGCGAGGCGTTTCTGTCATTCGTCAACGCGTGGATTGAACTGGCCGGGATGCTCAACGAATTGTCACGGAGCATGGGCCAGCCGGATTTCTACCCGTTCGTGCTGCCGGCGGCGGCGATTGCCAAGTTGCACTTCATTCACCTGGTGATCCAGCAGGCGGGCGGCAGGGCGGACGAGGTTCTGGCCCTGTAG
- a CDS encoding transporter substrate-binding domain-containing protein, producing the protein MRWAVGALLGISLNVTAAETPLRFAMPDSWAMPMVQYERGRPTQGILYDLMLSLATQVGVPAEFHVLPRARVQGAMEHGEIDVRCYAAQSWLPNQSGDYIWSLPLFFQRDLLISRKDQPASADPTHLSRQSIGTVLGYTYPTLQPLFDADRLQREDARNQEQVLEKLLAGRYRYAVSNQWTLDWFNQRLMPEQQLQGVAVLQEQKVGCYVRNDPKVPVQRILRTLLRMKMSGEIDEIIRLYTGHSDNTP; encoded by the coding sequence ATGCGGTGGGCCGTGGGGGCGTTGCTGGGAATCAGCCTGAATGTGACGGCAGCGGAAACCCCGTTGCGCTTCGCCATGCCCGACAGCTGGGCGATGCCGATGGTGCAATACGAACGCGGGCGTCCGACGCAGGGCATCCTCTACGATCTGATGCTCAGCCTGGCCACGCAGGTCGGCGTACCGGCCGAGTTTCACGTTCTGCCCCGCGCCCGGGTCCAAGGCGCCATGGAACACGGCGAGATCGACGTGCGCTGCTATGCCGCGCAGTCATGGCTGCCGAATCAGTCGGGGGATTACATCTGGAGTCTGCCGTTGTTCTTCCAGCGCGATCTATTGATCAGCCGCAAGGATCAACCTGCCAGCGCAGACCCCACGCACCTGTCCCGCCAATCCATCGGCACCGTTCTGGGCTACACCTACCCGACCCTGCAACCGCTGTTCGATGCTGATCGACTGCAACGCGAAGATGCGCGCAATCAGGAGCAGGTGTTGGAAAAGCTGCTGGCCGGGCGTTATCGCTATGCGGTGAGTAATCAGTGGACGCTGGACTGGTTTAACCAGCGATTGATGCCTGAGCAGCAACTGCAAGGTGTCGCCGTGTTGCAGGAGCAGAAAGTCGGTTGTTATGTGAGGAATGATCCGAAGGTGCCGGTGCAGCGGATATTGCGCACGTTGTTGCGGATGAAAATGTCGGGGGAGATTGATGAGATTATCCGGCTGTATACCGGCCACTCCGACAACACCCCATAA
- the dnaX gene encoding DNA polymerase III subunit gamma/tau → MSYQVLARKWRPRSFREMVGQTHVLKALINALDSQRLHHAYLFTGTRGVGKTTIARIIAKCLNCETGITSSPCGECSVCREIDEGRFVDLIEIDAASRTKVEDTRELLDNVQYAPSRGRFKVYLIDEVHMLSSHSFNALLKTLEEPPPYVKFILATTDPQKLPATILSRCLQFSLKNMTPERVVEHLTHVLTAENVPFEDDALWLLGRAADGSMRDAMSLTDQAIAFGEGKVLATDVRAMLGTLDHGQVYDVLHSLIEGDAKALLEGVRHLAEQGPDWNGVLSEILNVLHRVAIAQALPEGVDNGHGDRDRVLALAQALPAEDVQFYYQMGLIGRRDLPLAPDPRGGFEMVLLRMLAFRPADTADAPRQPLKPVGISQATVDSANSVAAAPKPAPVVAAAVAPAPVPAPVAAPAPEPAPVAPVAAAEPEPAPVVAEAVVDLPWNDPVEPEAEPEPEPAQQPAVEPVLETTAEQPELPPMPLPTPDSVVPEAPEWAAAPIPEPSVADVDAATPGMDMDDEPPLDEDYIEPDMDSAYSYLDELASEHAAEPAPEPEPEPAAAPATGLALQWLELFPKLPISGMTGSIAANCTLIAVDGDHWLMHLDPAHSALFNATQQRRLNDALNQYHGRTLSLTIELIKPEQETPAQAASRRRANRQREAEESIHGDPFIQQMVQQFGAVVRHDTIEPVDALVAQG, encoded by the coding sequence ATGAGTTATCAGGTTCTTGCACGTAAATGGCGTCCGCGCTCGTTCCGCGAAATGGTCGGCCAGACCCATGTGCTCAAGGCTCTGATCAATGCCTTGGACAGCCAGCGGCTGCACCACGCGTACCTGTTTACCGGTACGCGCGGGGTGGGTAAAACCACGATTGCGCGGATCATTGCCAAATGCCTGAACTGTGAGACAGGTATCACGTCCAGCCCGTGCGGCGAGTGCTCGGTGTGCCGTGAAATCGACGAAGGTCGCTTTGTCGACCTGATCGAGATCGACGCCGCGAGCCGTACCAAGGTCGAAGACACCCGTGAACTGCTCGACAACGTGCAGTACGCCCCGAGCCGTGGGCGCTTCAAGGTCTACCTGATCGACGAAGTGCACATGCTTTCCAGCCATTCCTTCAATGCGCTGCTGAAAACCCTCGAAGAGCCACCGCCGTACGTCAAGTTCATCCTCGCGACCACTGACCCGCAGAAACTTCCGGCAACGATTTTGTCGCGCTGCCTGCAGTTCTCGCTGAAGAACATGACGCCGGAGCGCGTGGTCGAGCATTTGACCCACGTCCTGACCGCCGAAAACGTGCCGTTCGAAGACGATGCACTGTGGCTGCTCGGTCGCGCTGCTGACGGTTCGATGCGGGACGCCATGAGCCTGACCGATCAGGCGATTGCCTTCGGTGAAGGCAAGGTGCTCGCCACCGACGTGCGGGCGATGCTCGGTACGCTGGATCACGGTCAGGTCTATGACGTTCTGCATTCCTTGATCGAAGGCGACGCCAAGGCGTTGCTCGAGGGCGTACGTCATCTGGCCGAGCAAGGCCCGGACTGGAACGGCGTGCTCTCGGAAATTCTCAACGTGCTGCACCGCGTGGCCATCGCTCAGGCGTTGCCGGAAGGCGTCGACAATGGCCATGGCGACCGTGATCGCGTGCTGGCATTGGCGCAGGCCTTGCCGGCCGAAGACGTGCAGTTCTATTACCAGATGGGCCTGATCGGCCGCCGCGATTTACCGCTGGCGCCGGATCCGCGCGGTGGTTTTGAAATGGTCTTGCTGCGGATGCTGGCCTTCCGGCCGGCAGATACCGCGGACGCCCCGAGGCAACCGCTAAAGCCAGTGGGGATCAGCCAGGCCACAGTTGATTCCGCAAACTCCGTGGCTGCCGCGCCTAAACCTGCGCCGGTAGTTGCTGCGGCTGTTGCGCCGGCTCCCGTTCCGGCACCTGTGGCAGCACCGGCTCCCGAGCCTGCGCCGGTTGCGCCCGTTGCCGCAGCAGAACCTGAACCCGCACCTGTCGTTGCCGAAGCCGTCGTCGACTTGCCGTGGAATGACCCGGTAGAGCCCGAGGCGGAGCCAGAGCCCGAACCAGCGCAGCAACCCGCGGTCGAGCCGGTGCTGGAAACCACCGCCGAGCAACCCGAGTTGCCGCCGATGCCGCTGCCGACCCCGGACAGCGTCGTTCCGGAGGCTCCAGAATGGGCTGCCGCACCGATTCCCGAGCCGTCGGTCGCCGATGTCGATGCCGCCACCCCGGGCATGGACATGGACGACGAGCCGCCGCTGGACGAGGATTACATCGAGCCGGACATGGACTCGGCGTACAGCTACCTCGACGAACTGGCCAGTGAGCACGCCGCCGAGCCGGCCCCGGAACCCGAGCCAGAGCCTGCTGCCGCGCCGGCCACCGGTCTGGCGTTGCAATGGCTGGAGCTGTTCCCGAAACTGCCGATCTCCGGCATGACCGGCAGCATCGCCGCCAACTGCACGTTGATTGCGGTCGATGGCGACCATTGGCTGATGCACCTCGATCCGGCGCACAGCGCACTGTTCAACGCCACGCAGCAACGGCGTCTGAACGATGCGTTGAACCAGTACCACGGTCGCACGCTGAGCCTGACCATCGAGCTGATCAAGCCCGAGCAGGAAACCCCGGCCCAGGCCGCGTCCCGCCGCCGGGCCAACCGTCAGCGCGAGGCGGAGGAATCGATTCACGGTGATCCGTTCATCCAGCAGATGGTTCAGCAGTTCGGCGCGGTGGTGCGACACGATACTATTGAACCTGTCGATGCCTTGGTCGCCCAAGGCTAA
- a CDS encoding YbaB/EbfC family nucleoid-associated protein, whose product MMKGGMAGLMKQAQQMQEKMAKMQEELANAEVTGKAGGDMVTVVMTGRHDVKSVSIDPSLVEGMSEDDKEMLEAVIASAVNDAVRKIEKNSQDKMGNMTAGMNLPAGMKLPF is encoded by the coding sequence ATGATGAAAGGTGGCATGGCCGGCCTGATGAAGCAGGCGCAGCAGATGCAGGAAAAAATGGCCAAGATGCAGGAAGAACTGGCCAACGCCGAAGTCACCGGTAAGGCCGGCGGCGACATGGTCACCGTAGTGATGACCGGTCGTCACGACGTGAAGAGCGTGAGCATTGACCCGAGCCTGGTTGAAGGCATGAGCGAAGATGACAAAGAAATGCTGGAAGCGGTCATTGCTTCCGCCGTCAACGACGCAGTGCGCAAGATCGAAAAGAACAGCCAGGACAAAATGGGCAACATGACCGCCGGCATGAACCTGCCAGCCGGTATGAAACTGCCATTCTGA
- a CDS encoding NADP-dependent oxidoreductase, with protein MSDPLTLNQRFVLASRPVGAPTPENFRLEREALPDLQDGEVLLKTLYLSLDPYMRGRMSDAPSYAAPVQIGEVMTGGAVSRVEDSRHPKFHKGDLVVGATGWQSHSISDGRNIIPIPAGLPSPSMALGVLGMPGMTAYMGLMDIGQPKEGETLVVAAASGAVGSVVGQVAKIKGLRAVGVAGGAEKCKYVVEELGFDACIDHKASDFAEQLAKACPDGIDIYYENVGGHVFDAVVPLLNPKARIPLCGLIAGYNASEAPQGPDRLPMLQRTLLTKRVRIQGFIVFDDYGDRQPEFISHMVPWVRDGKVKFREDVVEGLEQAPEAFIGLLEGRNFGKLVVKVAQD; from the coding sequence ATGTCCGACCCTCTCACCCTCAACCAACGCTTCGTTCTCGCCTCTCGCCCGGTCGGTGCGCCGACCCCGGAAAACTTCCGCCTCGAACGTGAAGCCTTGCCGGATCTGCAGGACGGCGAGGTATTGTTGAAAACCCTCTATCTGTCCCTCGATCCCTACATGCGCGGGCGCATGAGCGACGCACCGTCCTACGCCGCGCCGGTACAGATCGGCGAAGTGATGACCGGTGGCGCGGTCAGCCGTGTCGAGGACTCACGTCATCCGAAGTTTCATAAAGGCGATCTGGTGGTCGGCGCCACCGGTTGGCAGAGCCACAGCATCAGCGACGGCCGCAATATCATTCCGATCCCGGCCGGGCTGCCGAGCCCGTCGATGGCCCTGGGTGTGTTGGGCATGCCAGGCATGACCGCGTACATGGGTTTGATGGACATCGGTCAGCCTAAAGAAGGCGAAACGCTAGTCGTAGCCGCTGCATCCGGCGCGGTGGGTTCGGTGGTAGGCCAGGTCGCGAAAATCAAAGGCCTGCGCGCGGTCGGCGTGGCCGGCGGTGCCGAGAAGTGCAAATACGTGGTCGAAGAACTGGGCTTTGATGCCTGCATCGATCACAAAGCGTCCGATTTTGCTGAGCAATTGGCCAAGGCCTGTCCCGATGGCATCGACATCTATTATGAGAACGTCGGTGGTCATGTGTTCGATGCAGTGGTGCCATTGCTCAACCCCAAGGCGCGCATTCCGCTGTGCGGTCTGATCGCCGGTTACAACGCCTCCGAAGCGCCGCAAGGCCCGGATCGTCTGCCGATGCTGCAACGCACACTGCTGACCAAGCGCGTGCGGATTCAGGGCTTCATCGTGTTCGACGACTACGGTGATCGGCAGCCGGAATTCATCAGCCACATGGTGCCGTGGGTGCGCGACGGCAAGGTCAAATTCCGCGAGGACGTGGTGGAAGGCCTGGAGCAGGCGCCCGAGGCGTTTATCGGTCTGCTCGAGGGGCGCAACTTCGGCAAACTGGTGGTGAAGGTCGCCCAGGACTGA
- the recR gene encoding recombination mediator RecR → MSFSPLIRQLIDALRTLPGVGQKTAQRMALQMLERDRSGGLRLAQALSQAMEGVGHCRQCRTLTEDDLCPQCADTRRDDTLLCVVEGPMDVYAVEQTGFRGRYFVLKGHLSPLDGLGPEAIGIPQLMTRIEEAGTFTEVILATNPTVEGEATAHYIAQLLSNKGLIASRIAHGVPLGGELELVDGGTLAHSFAGRKPISL, encoded by the coding sequence ATGAGCTTCAGCCCTTTGATTCGCCAACTGATCGACGCCTTGCGCACCTTGCCGGGCGTGGGTCAGAAAACCGCCCAGCGCATGGCGTTGCAGATGCTCGAGCGTGACCGCAGCGGCGGTTTGCGTCTGGCCCAGGCCCTCAGCCAGGCCATGGAAGGGGTCGGTCACTGCCGCCAGTGCCGCACGCTGACCGAAGACGATCTGTGCCCGCAATGCGCCGATACCCGCCGTGACGACACGCTGCTGTGCGTGGTCGAAGGGCCAATGGATGTCTATGCGGTCGAGCAGACCGGTTTCCGTGGGCGTTACTTTGTGCTCAAGGGGCATTTGTCGCCGCTCGATGGCCTCGGGCCTGAGGCGATCGGCATTCCGCAATTGATGACGCGGATTGAAGAGGCGGGAACGTTTACCGAAGTCATCCTCGCGACCAACCCGACCGTGGAAGGTGAAGCGACGGCGCATTACATCGCGCAGTTGCTGAGCAACAAGGGTCTGATCGCTTCGCGGATCGCTCACGGCGTGCCGTTGGGCGGTGAACTGGAACTGGTCGATGGCGGCACCCTGGCGCATTCGTTTGCCGGGCGTAAACCGATTTCCCTCTAA